A stretch of the Malus domestica chromosome 08, GDT2T_hap1 genome encodes the following:
- the LOC103410421 gene encoding rac-like GTP-binding protein ARAC5, translated as MSASRFIKCVTVGDGAVGKTCMLISYTSNTFPTDYVPTVFDNFSANVVVDGSTVNLALWDTAGQEDYNRLRPLSYRGADVFILAFSLISKASYENVAKKWIPELRHYAPGVPIILVGTKLDLRDDKQFCIDHSGAVPITTDQGEEMKKLIGAPAYIECSSKTQQNVKAVFDVAIKVVLQPPKQKKKRKGQRACFIL; from the exons ATGAGCGCCTCCAGGTTCATAAAGTGCGTGACGGTCGGCGACGGCGCCGTCGGCAAAACCTGCATGCTGATTTCCTACACCAGCAACACCTTTCCCACG GACTATGTACCGACTGTTTTCGACAATTTCAGTGCAAATGTTGTTGTGGATGGGAGTACTGTCAACCTGGCTCTATGGGATACAGCTG GGCAGGAGGATTACAATAGATTAAGACCATTGAGCTATCGAGGGGCGGACGTTTTTATCCTTGCTTTCTCTCTCATAAGCAAAGCCAGCTACGAAAACGTTGCAAAAAAG TGGATTCCTGAACTGCGCCATTATGCACCTGGTGTTCCAATAATTCTGGTTGGAACAAAGCTCG ATCTTCGGGATGATAAACAATTTTGTATAGACCATTCTGGTGCAGTTCCCATTACTACTGATCAG GGAGAGGAAATGAAGAAACTGATTGGAGCGCCTGCATACATTGAGTGTAGCTCGAAAACACAACAG AATGTGAAAGCTGTTTTTGATGTGGCCATTAAGGTGGTGCTTCAGCCACCGaagcaaaagaagaagagaaaggggCAAAGGGCTTGCTTCATATTGTGA
- the LOC103420861 gene encoding synaptotagmin-2-like — MGILSAILGFVGFGVGTSTGLVIGYYVFIYFLPTDVKNPAIRPLVEQDSKTLQRLLPEIPMWVKNPDYDRVDWLNKFIELMWPYLDKAICKTARTIAKPIIAEQIPKYKIDSVEFEVLSLGTLPPTFQGIKVYVTGEKELIMELQLKWAGNPNILVAAKAFGLKATVQVVDLQVFACPRITLKPLVSAFPCFSKIFVSLMEKPHVDFGLKLLGADAMAIPGLYRFVQELIKEQVANMYLWPKALEVQIMDPTMAMRKPVGILHIKVLKAMKLKKKDFLGGADPYVKIKLTEDKLPSKKTTVKHGTLDPEWNEEFNFVIRDPETQALELMVYDWEKIGKHDKMGINVIPLKELTPEEPKVVTLDILKSMDPNDAQNDKSRGQLLVELIYKPFKEDEMPKDDEDPNAVQRAPEGTPAAGGALVVTVHEAEDVEGKHHTNPQVRILFRGEEKRTKLVKKNRDPRWEEEFQFILEEPPKKERLHAEVVSHSSRMGLLHPKETLGYVDIDLADVVSNRRINEKYHLIDSKNGRLQLELQWRTAS; from the exons ATGGGTATTCTGAGTGcgattttgggttttgtgggttTTGGAGTTGGAACTTCAACTGGGCTTGTGATCGGGTATTACGTCTTCATCTACTTCCTGCCAACTGATGTCAAG AATCCTGCAATTCGTCCATTGGTCGAGCAAGATTCGAAAACTCTGCAGAGGCTGCTTCCGGAGATACCCATGTGGGTGAAAAATCCAGACTACGATCGT GTTGACTGGCTCAACAAATTTATTGAGCTCATGTGGCCTTACCTGGACAAG GCAATTTGCAAAACTGCGAGGACCATAGCAAAACCCATTATTGCTGAGCAAATTCCGAAATACAAAATTGACTCCGTCGAGTTTGAAGTGCTTTCCTTGGGCACCCTACCGCCAACTTTTCAAG GAATTAAAGTGTATGTTACCGGTGAGAAGGAATTGATAATGGAGCTACAACTGAAGTGGGCAGGAAATCCTAACATCCTTGTTGCAGCTAAAGCATTTGGTTTGAAAGCCACGGTTCAG GTGGTTGATTTGCAAGTGTTTGCTTGTCCACGCATCACCCTGAAGCCTTTGGTTTCAGCCTTTCCTTGTTTTTCAAAAATTTTCGTGTCTCTGATGGAGAAG CCACATGTTGACTTTGGATTAAAACTGCTTGGAGCAGATGCTATGGCTATTCCTGGCCTGTATAGGTTTGTCCAG GAGCTTATTAAAGAACAAGTGGCAAACATGTACTTATGGCCCAAAGCACTAGAAGTACAAATCATGGATCCCACAAT GGCTATGAGGAAGCCTGTTGGGATTTTGCATATAAAAGTTCTTAAAGCAATGAAGCTTAAAAAGAAAGATTTCTTAGGAGGAGCAGATCCATATGTGAAAATCAAGCTCACTGAGGACAAGCTTCCTTCAAAGAAAACAACTGTGAAACACGGCACTTTGGACCCTGAATGGAATGAAGAGTTTAATTTCGTAATCAGAGACCCAGAGACTCAAGCATTAGAGTTGATGGTTTATGATTGGGAAAAG ATTGGCAAGCATGACAAAATGGGTATAAATGTCATTCCACTGAAAGAACTTACACCTGAAGAGCCTAAAGTTGTGACTCTTGACATACTGAAGAGCATGGACCCCAATGATGCTCAAAATGACAAGTCACGTGGACAGCTTCTTGTGGAATTGATCTATAAACCCTTTAAGGAGGATGAGATGCCTAAAGATGATGAAGATCCAAATGCTGTACAAAGGGCTCCTGAAGGAACACCTGCAGCTGGTGGTGCGCTTGTAGTTACCGTCCATGAAGCTGAAGATGTGGAAGGAAAGCACCACACTAACCCACAAGTGCGCATACTTTTCAGGGGCGAAGAGAAAAGAACCAAG CTTGTCAAGAAAAATCGGGATCCACGATGGGAAGAGGAGTTTCAGTTTATATTGGAAGAGCCACCGAAAAAGGAGAGGCTTCATGCTGAAGTGGTTAGCCACTCCTCAAGGATGGGGCTGTTGCATCCCAAG GAAACTCTTGGATACGTGGACATAGACTTGGCGGATGTTGTTAGCAACAGAAGAATCAATGAGAAATACCATCTGATAGACTCGAAGAATGGACGGCTTCAACTCGAGCTGCAATGGAGAACAGCTTCTTGA
- the LOC103428591 gene encoding uncharacterized protein, translating to MAYSQGRNFLFCDLCGSMLNLNSTKFAQCPLCKLKRNVKEISGREISYKVTAEDIRRDLGISIIPEEKVQLQKTDAKTCEKCGHNEHTYYSRQMRSADEGATTFYVCTNCQHQFTEN from the exons ATGGCATATTCCCAAGGTCGCAATTTCTTGTTCTGCGACTTGTGTGGGAGTATGCTAAATTTGAATTCAACTAAGTTTGCTCAATGCCCTTTGTGCAAGTTAAAGCGAAATGTGAAAG AGATATCCGGAAGAGAAATATCTTACAAAGTCACTGCTGAG GATATCAGAAGAGATCTAGGCATATCAATAATTCCTGAAGAGAAGGTGCAATTGCAAAAG ACAGATGCTAAAACATGTGAAAAATGTGGCCACAACGAGCATACATATTACTCCCGACAG ATGAGATCGGCAGATGAAGGGGCAACTACTTTCTATGTGTGCACCAATTGCCAGCACCAGTTTACTGAGAATTGA
- the LOC114826412 gene encoding ABC transporter B family member 13-like, with amino-acid sequence MEEVELSSDKFSDGNPLRKMDKQTNPSKQRSVSLIGLFAAADKADYLLMFLGSVGACIHGGVLPVFFVVFGRMIDSLGHLAKNPQQQSARVSEYALYLVYLGLVLFASAWIGVAFWTRTGERQTARLRMKYLQSVLNKDINFFDTEARDTNIIFHISSDAILVQDAIGDKTGHALRYLSQFLIGFAIGFTSVWQLTLLTLAVVPFIAIAGGAYTIIMSTLSEKGEAAYAEAGKVAEEVISQIRTVYSFGGEDRAIEAYSTSLNKALKLGKKSGVAKGVGVGFTYGLLFCAWALLLWYAGILVRHHDTNGGKAFTTILNVIFSGFALGQAAPNLAAIAKGRAAAGNIMTMIDSDSNSSKVSDNGIVLPKVSGQIDFCEVGFAYSSRPNMVFENLSFSIGAGKTFAVVGPSGSGKSTVISMIQRFYNPVSGKILLDGHELGTLRLKWLREQMGLVSQEPALFATTIAGNILYGKEDADMDQIMEAAKAANAHSFIEGLPDGYNTQAGEGGTQLSGGQKQRIAIARAVLRNPKILLLDEATSALDAESELIVQQALEKIMLHRTTVIVAHRLSTIRDVDTIVVLKNGQVAESGNHSDLMSKKGEYANLVSLQVLEHVKDSGLVSGHSSRESSFRDTTSNYPQEDKATTTKQQKPSDQNSSAPTASVWELVKLNAPEWPYAILGSLGAVLAGMEAPLFALGITHVLTAFYAPSGSQIKHDVDRIALIFVGLAALTVPIYLLQHYFYTLMGERLTTRVRLLMFKAILSNEVGWFDLDENNTGALTSTLAANATLVRSALADRLSTIVQNLALAVTAFAIAFTLSWRIAAVVSASLPLLIGASITEQLFLKGFGGDYNHAYSKATSVAREAIANIRTVAAFGCEERISLQFSLELNKPNKQAVLRGHISGFCYGLSQFFAFCSYALGLWYASVLIKDKDSNFGDIIKSFMVLIVTSLSIAETLALTPEIMKGSQVLGPIFSILKRETAIHRNDPRSNVVANVKGDIEFRNVSFWYPARPDITIFDHLNLRVSAGKSLAVVGPSGSGKSTVIALVMRFYDPVSGTVLIDGYDIRSMNLKSLRKRISLVQQEPALFCTTIYENIKYGHEEASEVEVVTAAKAANAHGFISRMPEGYKTQVGEKGVQLSGGQKQRVAIARAILKDPSILLLDEATSALDTESEKLVQEALDKLMEGRTTILVAHRLSTIRDANRIALLQNGRVAEMGSHEQLIGRPGSLYKQLVSLQQQKTQATD; translated from the exons ATGGAGGAAGTAGAGCTTTCCTCCGACAAGTTTTCGGACGGAAACCCGCTTCGGAAAATGGACAAACAAACGAACCCGAGCAAGCAGCGCAGCGTGTCGCTCATCGGACTTTTCGCTGCTGCCGATAAGGCGGactatttgttaatgtttttgGGAAGTGTTGGGGCTTGTATCCATGGTGGTGTGCTTCCTGTgttctttgttgtttttggtCGTATGATCGATTCGTTAGGGCATCTGGCAAAGAATCCGCAGCAACAGTCTGCCCGGGTTTCCGAG TATGCTTTGTACTTGGTATATCTTGGACTCGTTCTCTTCGCATCAGCATGGATTG GTGTAGCATTCTGGACACGAACGGGGGAGAGGCAGACAGCGCGTTTGCGAATGAAGTACCTCCAGTCAGTTCTAAACAAGGACATAAATTTTTTCGACACTGAAGCCAGAGACACTAACATTATTTTCCACATTTCAAGTGATGCAATTCTAGTGCAAGATGCAATAGGTGACAAG ACCGGCCATGCGTTGCGCTACCTTTCGCAGTTCCTTATCGGATTTGCCATCGGGTTTACATCAGTATGGCAGCTTACGCTTCTGACGTTGGCTGTGGTTCCGTTCATAGCTATTGCAGGTGGAGCTTATACTATAATCATGTCTACCTTATCCGAAAAGGGTGAGGCTGCTTATGCAGAAGCCGGCAAGGTTGCTGAAGAG GTTATTTCACAGATTCGTACTGTGTACTCATTCGGGGGAGAGGACAGAGCCATTGAAGCATACTCAACCTCACTGAACAAGGCCCTCAAGCTGGGAAAGAAGAGCGGTGTTGCGAAGGGAGTTGGCGTAGGGTTTACATATGGGCTGTTGTTTTGCGCTTGGGCATTGCTTCTGTGGTACGCCGGCATACTTGTAAGGCATCACGACACGAACGGAGGGAAAGCATTCACAACTATCCTCAATGTCATCTTCAGTGGATT TGCTCTCGGCCAAGCTGCTCCAAACCTTGCTGCAATTGCAAAGGGTAGAGCTGCTGCTGGTAATATCATGACGATGATTGATTCGGATTCCAATTCCTCTAAGGTATCGGACAATGGAATAGTGTTGCCGAAAGTATCTGGGCAGATTGACTTCTGTGAGGTTGGTTTCGCCTATTCTTCACGACCAAACATGGTGTTTGAGAATTTGAGCTTTTCGATTGGAGCTGGCAAGACATTTGCAGTTGTTGGTCCTAGTGGTTCAGGAAAGAGCACTGTTATATCCATGATTCAGCGATTCTACAACCCCGTTTCAG GTAAAATACTGTTGGATGGACATGAACTCGGAACTCTCCGACTGAAATGGTTACGAGAACAGATGGGATTGGTAAGTCAAGAACCGGCATTGTTTGCGACTACTATAGCCGGCAACATTTTGTACGGTAAAGAAGACGCAGACATGGATCAGATCATGGAAGCTGCTAAAGCTGCAAATGCACATTCTTTCATTGAAGGATTGCCTGATGGCTACAACACTCAGGCAGGAGAAGGAGGAACTCAGCTTTCCGGAGGGCAAAAGCAGCGCATAGCTATTGCAAGAGCAGTGCTGCGAAACCCAAAAATACTACTTTTAGATGAGGCCACAAGCGCTCTTGATGCAGAATCAGAACTAATCGTTCAGCAGGCACTCGAGAAAATCATGTTGCATCGAACTACAGTCATCGTTGCTCATCGGTTGTCCACTATCCGGGATGTGGACACAATCGTTGTCTTGAAGAACGGTCAGGTTGCTGAGAGTGGCAACCATTCAGACTTGATGTCCAAGAAAGGGGAGTATGCAAATCTGGTGAGCTTGCAGGTACTGGAACATGTTAAAGATTCTGGCTTAGTATCTGGACATTCTTCGAGAGAATCCAGCTTTCGCGATACCACGAGTAACTATCCGCAGGAGGACAAGGCAACCACAACCAAACAGCAGAAGCCAAGTGATCAAAACAGCTCTGCTCCTACTGCATCAGTGTGGGAATTAGTGAAACTAAATGCGCCCGAGTGGCCTTATGCAATACTCGGGTCACTTGGTGCAGTTCTGGCCGGCATGGAAGCTCCTCTTTTCGCCCTTGGAATAACTCACGTCTTGACAGCGTTTTACGCTCCTAGTGGCTCTCAAATCAAACATGATGTTGATAGGATAGCTCTCATATTTGTTGGCTTGGCTGCTCTTACTGTCCCAATATATCTCCTGCAGCACTACTTTTATACATTGATGGGGGAGCGGCTCACAACTCGCGTTCGCTTATTAATGTTCAAAG CTATCCTTTCAAACGAAGTTGGTTGGTTTGATTTGGATGAGAATAACACCGGAGCACTGACATCAACTTTAGCAGCAAATGCAACATTAGTGCGAAGCGCTCTAGCTGACCGTCTATCAACAATCGTGCAGAATCTCGCACTCGCAGTGACTGCTTTCGCTATTGCTTTCACCTTAAGTTGGCGTATTGCAGCTGTCGTGAGTGCCTCCCTCCCTCTACTTATCGGAGCTTCCATAACTGAG CAACTGTTTCTGAAGGGATTCGGAGGGGACTACAACCATGCCTACTCAAAAGCAACTTCCGTGGCACGCGAAGCGATTGCCAACATACGTACTGTTGCTGCATTTGGTTGCGAAGAACGGATATCGCTCCAGTTTTCCTTGGAACTAAACAAGCCAAACAAGCAAGCAGTTCTAAGAGGCCACATATCAGGTTTCTGCTACGGTTTATCGCAGTTTTTCGCGTTCTGTTCTTATGCGCTTGGCCTTTGGTATGCATCAGTACTAATCAAGGATAAAGACTCGAATTTCGGAGACATCATCAAGTCCTTCATGGTCTTAATAGTCACGTCACTGAGTATTGCAGAAACCCTAGCTCTCACACCAGAAATTATGAAGGGATCGCAAGTGCTCGGCCCAATTTTCAGTATCCTAAAGCGAGAAACGGCCATACATCGTAATGATCCCAGATCAAATGTTGTTGCTAATGTCAAAGGAGATATAGAGTTCAGGAATGTGAGTTTCTGGTACCCTGCAAGGCCGGATATCACCATTTTCGACCATTTGAATTTACGGGTTTCAGCAGGAAAGAGCCTTGCAGTAGTCGGGCCAAGTGGTTCTGGGAAGAGTACGGTGATTGCACTGGTAATGAGATTTTATGACCCCGTTTCTGGTACGGTTCTAATTGATGGATACGATATCAGAAGTATGAACTTGAAATCGTTGAGGAAGAGAATAAGTCTAGTTCAGCAAGAGCCGGCATTGTTCTGCACAACAATTTATGAGAACATAAAGTATGGGCACGAGGAAGCATCGGAAGTAGAGGTAGTGACAGCGGCGAAAGCAGCGAATGCACACGGTTTCATAAGTCGAATGCCTGAAGGGTACAAAACGCAAGTGGGAGAGAAAGGGGTGCAGTTATCGGGAGGGCAGAAACAGAGGGTGGCAATTGCCAGAGCAATACTGAAAGATCCGTCGATTCTTCTTCTGGACGAAGCAACAAGTGCATTGGACACAGAGTCTGAGAAGCTGGTCCAAGAGGCTCTTGATAAGCTAATGGAGGGCCGAACGACGATCTTGGTAGCACACCGGTTGTCAACTATTCGTGATGCCAACCGTATCGCCCTGCTACAAAATGGTAGGGTGGCTGAAATGGGAAGCCACGAGCAGCTGATTGGAAGACCTGGTAGTCTCTACAAACAATTAGTTAGTCTACAGCAACAAAAGACACAAGCGACTGATTAA